From the Megalopta genalis isolate 19385.01 chromosome 13, iyMegGena1_principal, whole genome shotgun sequence genome, one window contains:
- the Rs1 gene encoding dead-box helicase Rs1 isoform X2 has protein sequence MLFQPRKQNRKKNKDFDSNFQFINDISEYNKDTWNDLSKYIKRKVKTKLDDKIKKIRKETGNEEVNENSVEDLPKTNQEDDSDISLSEDELKKDVFKTRERKSKKKKAIKDDEKETLNFEEYSNSEPYATFYQMNLSRPLLKAITAMNFVHPTPIQASTIPVALMGRDICGCAATGTGKTAAYMLPTLERLLYRPLDGPAVSRVLVLVPTRELGVQVYQVTKQLSQFTTVEVGLSVGGLDVKVQETVLRKNPDIVIATPGRLIDHLKNTPTFSLDSIEVLILDEADRMLDEYFAEQMKYIVSQCARTRQTILFSATMTEEVKDLAAVSLDKPVKVFVDSNQDVAFNLRQEFIRIRKEREGDREAILAALICRTFHDHAMVFVQTKKQAHRLHILLGLLGIKVQELHGNLTQPQRLENLRKFKNEEIDILLATDVAARGLDISGVKTVINFVMPATMQHYIHRVGRTARAGRVGVSVSLAGEQERSLVKDIIKNAKNPVKNRIIPPDIIEKYNKKLQSLEPDVEKILEEERNERELAKIENQTNRAEKFLKNVNNKAEQRSWFQTQRERKEEKEKLSLTEKEPKSKTNKKQNREPRNIVEEKKKKVPKEPKKETAEDRARNELDKIAAYQARLAKKKSKQKKIRTVMDDDRSATNKRVGLKRPKSSFVADLTDTSKKAVKRMRYETNVKKKQSKTKGGQKFSGGKKDSRKTFGKR, from the exons ATGCTT TTTCAGCCACGAAAACAAAACCGGAAGAAAAATAAAGATTTCGACAgtaattttcaatttataaacGATATTTCGGAGTATAATAAAGACACATGGAATGATCTAAGCAAGTACATTAAACGGAAAGTAAAGACAAAGCTCGATgacaaaattaaaaagattagaaaagaaacaGGGAATGAa GAAGTGAATGAAAATTCTGTTGAAGATTTACCTAAAACTAATCAAGAAGATGATAGTGACATTTCTTTGTCAGAAGATGAACTTAAGAAAG atgTGTTTAAAACCAGAGAGAGAAAAAGTAAAAAGAAGAAGGCTATTAAAGATGATGAGAAAGAAACGCTTAATTTTGAGGAGTACTCTAACTCTGAACCATATGCAACCTTTTACCAAATGAATTTATCACGACCTTTATTAAAG gCTATAACAGCTATGAATTTTGTACATCCAACACCTATTCAAGCTTCCACTATTCCAGTTGCATTAATGGGAAGAGATATATGTGGGTGTGCTGCTACAGGTACTGGTAAAACTGCAGCTTATATGCTTCCAACTCTAGAAAGATTATTGTATAGACCTCTAGATGGTCCAGCTGTTTCTAGAGTTCTTGTATTAGTACCAACAAGAGAACTTGGAGTTCAGGTATATCAAGTCACTAAGCAATTGTCTCAGTTTACAACAGTCGAAGTAGGCTTGTCTGTTGGTGGTTTAGATGTAAAAGTGCAA GAAACTGTATTGAGAAAGAATCCAGATATTGTAATAGCTACACCTGGTAGATTAATTGATCATTTAAAAAATACACCTACTTTTTCACTAGACAGCATTGAAGTACTCATACTGGATGAAGCTGATAG gATGTTAGATGAATACTTTGCTGAACAAATGAAGTACATAGTAAGTCAATGTGCAAGAACCAGACAGACTATTTTATTCTCTGCTACTATGACAGAAGAAGTGAAAGATTTAGCTGCTGTGTCATTAGACAAGCCAGtgaaagtatttgtagatagTAATCAGGATGTTGCCTTCAACTTACGCCAGGAATTTATTCG AATACGaaaagaaagagaaggagaTCGTGAAGCAATTTTGGCTGCTCTAATTTGTCGTACTTTCCACGATCATGCCATGGTTTTTGTACAGACAAAGAAACAAGCCCACAGATTACACATTCTGTTGGGATTATTGGGTATAAAG GTTCAAGAACTTCATGGCAATCTTACACAACCGCAACGCttagaaaatttaagaaaattcaaaaatgaagaaattgatattttattagCAACAGATGTTGCTGCAAGAGGTTTAGATATTAGTGGCGTAAAAACAGTAATTAATTTTGTTATGCCAGCTACTATGCAACATTATATACATAG AGTTGGAAGAACTGCTAGAGCTGGTCGAGTTGGAGTGTCAGTATCATTGGCTGGGGAACAAGAACGTTCTTTAGTTAAAGATATTATTAAAAACGCTAAAAATCCAGTAAAAAATCGAATAATACCGCCAGACATTATTGAAAAGTACAATAAAAAATTACAATCACTTGAGCCTGATGTAGAGAAGATATTAGAGGAAGAAAGAAACGAAAGAGAATTAGCTAAAATAGAAAATCAAACAAATCGTGCCgagaaatttcttaaaaatgttaataataaagCTGAACAAAGAAGTTGGTTCCAAactcaaagagagaggaaagaagaaaaag AAAAATTATCATTAACGGAAAAAGAGCCGAAAAGCAAAACCAATAAAAAGCAAAATAGGGAGCCCAGGAATATTGTTgaagagaaaaagaagaaagtaCCCAAAGAACCAAAGAAGGAAACAGCTGAAGATAGAGCAAGGAATGAATTAGACAAGATTGCAGCATACCAAGCGAGATTagctaaaaaaaaaagtaaacagAAAAAGATTCGGACGGTTATGGATGATGATAGATCTGCAACTAATAAGAGAG TTGGTCTAAAACGACCGAAATCTTCATTTGTTGCCGACTTAACGGATACAAGTAAAAAAGCTGTAAAGAGAATGCGTTATGA GACAAATGTTAAGAAAAAGCAAAGTAAAACGAAAGGTGGACAAAAATTCAGCGGAGGAAAAAAGGACAGCAGAAAAACTTTTGGAAAACGTTAA
- the Rs1 gene encoding dead-box helicase Rs1 isoform X1, protein MDNNCDLIKTIEDDEDVPDYSENSDTEDDFQPRKQNRKKNKDFDSNFQFINDISEYNKDTWNDLSKYIKRKVKTKLDDKIKKIRKETGNEEVNENSVEDLPKTNQEDDSDISLSEDELKKDVFKTRERKSKKKKAIKDDEKETLNFEEYSNSEPYATFYQMNLSRPLLKAITAMNFVHPTPIQASTIPVALMGRDICGCAATGTGKTAAYMLPTLERLLYRPLDGPAVSRVLVLVPTRELGVQVYQVTKQLSQFTTVEVGLSVGGLDVKVQETVLRKNPDIVIATPGRLIDHLKNTPTFSLDSIEVLILDEADRMLDEYFAEQMKYIVSQCARTRQTILFSATMTEEVKDLAAVSLDKPVKVFVDSNQDVAFNLRQEFIRIRKEREGDREAILAALICRTFHDHAMVFVQTKKQAHRLHILLGLLGIKVQELHGNLTQPQRLENLRKFKNEEIDILLATDVAARGLDISGVKTVINFVMPATMQHYIHRVGRTARAGRVGVSVSLAGEQERSLVKDIIKNAKNPVKNRIIPPDIIEKYNKKLQSLEPDVEKILEEERNERELAKIENQTNRAEKFLKNVNNKAEQRSWFQTQRERKEEKEKLSLTEKEPKSKTNKKQNREPRNIVEEKKKKVPKEPKKETAEDRARNELDKIAAYQARLAKKKSKQKKIRTVMDDDRSATNKRVGLKRPKSSFVADLTDTSKKAVKRMRYETNVKKKQSKTKGGQKFSGGKKDSRKTFGKR, encoded by the exons ATGgataataattgtgatttaattAAAACTATCGAAGATGATGAAGACGTGCCAGATTATTCTGAAAATTCTGATACAGAAGATGAT TTTCAGCCACGAAAACAAAACCGGAAGAAAAATAAAGATTTCGACAgtaattttcaatttataaacGATATTTCGGAGTATAATAAAGACACATGGAATGATCTAAGCAAGTACATTAAACGGAAAGTAAAGACAAAGCTCGATgacaaaattaaaaagattagaaaagaaacaGGGAATGAa GAAGTGAATGAAAATTCTGTTGAAGATTTACCTAAAACTAATCAAGAAGATGATAGTGACATTTCTTTGTCAGAAGATGAACTTAAGAAAG atgTGTTTAAAACCAGAGAGAGAAAAAGTAAAAAGAAGAAGGCTATTAAAGATGATGAGAAAGAAACGCTTAATTTTGAGGAGTACTCTAACTCTGAACCATATGCAACCTTTTACCAAATGAATTTATCACGACCTTTATTAAAG gCTATAACAGCTATGAATTTTGTACATCCAACACCTATTCAAGCTTCCACTATTCCAGTTGCATTAATGGGAAGAGATATATGTGGGTGTGCTGCTACAGGTACTGGTAAAACTGCAGCTTATATGCTTCCAACTCTAGAAAGATTATTGTATAGACCTCTAGATGGTCCAGCTGTTTCTAGAGTTCTTGTATTAGTACCAACAAGAGAACTTGGAGTTCAGGTATATCAAGTCACTAAGCAATTGTCTCAGTTTACAACAGTCGAAGTAGGCTTGTCTGTTGGTGGTTTAGATGTAAAAGTGCAA GAAACTGTATTGAGAAAGAATCCAGATATTGTAATAGCTACACCTGGTAGATTAATTGATCATTTAAAAAATACACCTACTTTTTCACTAGACAGCATTGAAGTACTCATACTGGATGAAGCTGATAG gATGTTAGATGAATACTTTGCTGAACAAATGAAGTACATAGTAAGTCAATGTGCAAGAACCAGACAGACTATTTTATTCTCTGCTACTATGACAGAAGAAGTGAAAGATTTAGCTGCTGTGTCATTAGACAAGCCAGtgaaagtatttgtagatagTAATCAGGATGTTGCCTTCAACTTACGCCAGGAATTTATTCG AATACGaaaagaaagagaaggagaTCGTGAAGCAATTTTGGCTGCTCTAATTTGTCGTACTTTCCACGATCATGCCATGGTTTTTGTACAGACAAAGAAACAAGCCCACAGATTACACATTCTGTTGGGATTATTGGGTATAAAG GTTCAAGAACTTCATGGCAATCTTACACAACCGCAACGCttagaaaatttaagaaaattcaaaaatgaagaaattgatattttattagCAACAGATGTTGCTGCAAGAGGTTTAGATATTAGTGGCGTAAAAACAGTAATTAATTTTGTTATGCCAGCTACTATGCAACATTATATACATAG AGTTGGAAGAACTGCTAGAGCTGGTCGAGTTGGAGTGTCAGTATCATTGGCTGGGGAACAAGAACGTTCTTTAGTTAAAGATATTATTAAAAACGCTAAAAATCCAGTAAAAAATCGAATAATACCGCCAGACATTATTGAAAAGTACAATAAAAAATTACAATCACTTGAGCCTGATGTAGAGAAGATATTAGAGGAAGAAAGAAACGAAAGAGAATTAGCTAAAATAGAAAATCAAACAAATCGTGCCgagaaatttcttaaaaatgttaataataaagCTGAACAAAGAAGTTGGTTCCAAactcaaagagagaggaaagaagaaaaag AAAAATTATCATTAACGGAAAAAGAGCCGAAAAGCAAAACCAATAAAAAGCAAAATAGGGAGCCCAGGAATATTGTTgaagagaaaaagaagaaagtaCCCAAAGAACCAAAGAAGGAAACAGCTGAAGATAGAGCAAGGAATGAATTAGACAAGATTGCAGCATACCAAGCGAGATTagctaaaaaaaaaagtaaacagAAAAAGATTCGGACGGTTATGGATGATGATAGATCTGCAACTAATAAGAGAG TTGGTCTAAAACGACCGAAATCTTCATTTGTTGCCGACTTAACGGATACAAGTAAAAAAGCTGTAAAGAGAATGCGTTATGA GACAAATGTTAAGAAAAAGCAAAGTAAAACGAAAGGTGGACAAAAATTCAGCGGAGGAAAAAAGGACAGCAGAAAAACTTTTGGAAAACGTTAA
- the LOC117224364 gene encoding NAD(P)H oxidoreductase RTN4IP1, mitochondrial, translated as MDEIWFHLSNQFETLQVHTYAVVQQGQQWITDWLIQARQFFQELNSHHNVQNVKEIIQSILSWFAKAWEEIQFQYYNTHFSVKSFYRNLCNNEVSKRELAFCLTGLIMGTVLGYYIGTNWGYSMHHMHHIKAIICHQYIGIEGVSMIDDSEMPMTQRPNDLLIQVKAASVNIIDTKICSGYSKIYRRLLNSGIHRELPVTLGRDCTGIVVGIGQGVINFDIGDEVFLAVPSWAPGTMAEYIVVPETRVVKRPKLFTFEASASLPYNGCLAWDALVNRSTIREGNAKGKRVLIYGGNTPIGCILTQLVKLWGGHVCTICRPSAISTSKALGADNIIALNGSSLEKELQLYDKYDAIFYTGGQPIDERILKQRLVPYGSYVSTTPEQLTSDSLGFISGSLFAGWVRIKLIIQYMFGFNMQQWKEGSKLNVTYLQALSDLVDADQLQVVVDRVYAPHNIEQALQHVLDPDAIGSTVITFQ; from the exons ATGGACGAAATCTGGTTTCATttatcaaatcaatttgaaactCTTCAG GTTCACACATATGCAGTTGTTCAACAAGGGCAACAATGGATCACAGATTGGCTGATACAGGCTCGTCAATTTTTTCAAGAATTAAATAGTCATCACAATGTACAAAATGTGAAGGAAATAATACAATCAATACTTAGTTGGTTTGCAAAAGCTTGGGAAGAAATACAATTTCAGTATTATAACACACATTTTAGTGTTAAAtcattttacagaaatttgtgCAACAATGAAG TGTCAAAGAGAGAGCTAGCATTTTGTTTGACTGGTTTAATTATGGGTACTGTACTTGGTTATTATATTGGAACTAATTGGGGATATAGTATGCATCACATGCATCATATAAAAGCTATAATATGTCACCAGTACATTGGTATTGAG GGTGTATCTATGATAGATGATTCAGAAATGCCTATGACTCAACGTCCGAACGATTTATTGATACAAGTTAAAGCAGCTTCTGTTAATATTATTGATACAAAGATTTGTTCTGGATACTCCAAAATTTATAGAAGACTGCTCAATTCTGGA ATACACAGAGAATTGCCAGTTACATTAGGAAGAGATTGTACAGGTATAGTGGTAGGTATTGGACAGGGTGTTATCAATTTTGATATTGGAGACGAAGTTTTCTTAGCTGTTCCTTCATGGGCTCCTGGAACAATGGCAGAATACATAGTAGTCCCAGAAACCCGAGTAGTTAAGCGACCAAAACTTTTTACTTTCGAAGCATCTGCCAGTCTTCCATATAATGGATGCTTGGCATGGGATGCTCTAGTTAATAGATCTACGATTCGCGAGGGCAATGCAAAAGGAAAGCG AGTACTTATATATGGAGGAAATACTCCAATTGGTTGTATTTTAACTCAACTGGTTAAGTTATGGGGAGGACATGTGTGTACAATATGTAGACCAAGTGCTATTTCTACATCAAAGGCTTTGGGAGCAGATAACATTATAGCATTAAATGGCTCAAGCCTAGAAAAAGAGTTGCAATTATATGATAA ATATGATGCTATTTTTTATACTGGAGGTCAACCAATTGACGAACGTATTTTAAAGCAACGATTAGTGCCTTATGGTTCCTATGTATCTACGACCCCTGAACAATTAACTTCTGATTCGTTAGGTTTTATATCTGGCAGCTTATTTGCTGGCTGGGTACGGATAAAGTTAATTATCCag TATATGTTTGGTTTTAACATGCAACAATGGAAAGAAGGTTCGAAATTAAATGTAACATACTTACAAGCATTGAGTGATTTAGTCGATGCTGATCAGTTGCAAGTGGTTGTAGACAGGGTATATGCACCTCATAATATTGAACAAGCACTGCAGCATGTATTAGATCCTGATGCTATTGGTAGTACAGTAATAACATTTCAGTGA